A portion of the Zymoseptoria tritici IPO323 chromosome 8, whole genome shotgun sequence genome contains these proteins:
- the RBK1 gene encoding uncharacterized protein (ribokinase; deoxyribokinase; ribokinase (phosphorylating); D-ribokinase): protein MATTSDPRPTITILGSLNIDFITLTPRLPSPGETLSATSFTTGYGGKGANQAVACARLSPPDYHVRMLGKVGDDTFGGEYLDALRKEGMDVEGVRIVQGGKTGVTNIIVEEGTGENRILFVANANQEFEAEENLVNSRNGAAGRREVVVLQLEIPLETVLHNLSLASTAGSHTIFNPAPAIPLPDSAYPHISTLIMNETEAGIISSSSSSSTTSSSSPTNKQEEEAEPSIPSLLTLAKSFLARGVKETVIITLGGKGLVYATRAGGEGHVEAESVKVVDTTAAGDTFVGGYAVQRAKALVEEVEGEKEWDVARALGFATKAAARTVERAGAMSAIPYLKEVEL, encoded by the exons ATGGCCACCACCTCCGATCCCCGCCCAACAATCACAATCCTCGGCTCCCTCAACATAGACTTCATAACCCTCACTCCCCGGCTCCCCTCCCCCGGCGAAACCCTCTCCGCCACCTCCTTCACAACCGGCTACGGCGGCAAAGGCGCCAATCAAGCCGTCGCCTGCGCCCGTCTCTCCCCTCCCGACTACCACGTCCGGATGCTGGGCAAGGTCGGCGACGACACGTTCGGAGGGGAGTACCTGGACGCTCTGAGGAAGGAGGGCATGGATGTGGAAGGCGTGAGGATCGTGCAGGGGGGGAAGACGGGGGTGACGAATATTATTGTTGAGGAAGGGACGGGGGAGAATCGCATTTTATTCGTGGCGAATGCGAATCAGGAGTTTGAAGCGGAGGAAAACTTGGTCAATTCGCGAAATGGAGCGgcggggaggagggaagtTGTGGTGCTGCAATTGGAAATCCCACTCGAGACT GTCCTCCacaacctctccctcgcctccacAGCAGGCTCCCACACAATCTTCAACCCCGCACCCGCCATCCCCCTACCGGACTCCGCATACCCCCACATCTCCACGCTCATCATGAACGAAACCGAAGCgggcatcatctcctcctcctcatcgtcttccaccacctcctcatcatctcccACCAATAAacaggaggaagaagcggaaccctccatcccctccctcctcaccctcgcgAAATCCTTCCTCGCCCGCGGCGTCAAGGAAACCGTCATCATCACGCTCGGCGGTAAAGGGCTCGTCTACGCTACCCGTGCCGGCGGCGAAGGACACGTGGAAGCGGAGAGTGTCAAAGTTGTCGACACGACGGCTGCGGGCGATACTTTCGTTGGCGGGTATGCGGTGCAAAGGGCCAAGGCGTTGGTAGAGGAGGTAGAGGGGGAAAAGGAGTGGGATGTGGCGAGGGCGTTGGGGTTTGCTAcgaaggcggcggcgaggacggtgGAGAGGGCAGGGGCTATGAGTGCGATTCCGTATCTGAAAGAGGTGGAATTGTAG
- a CDS encoding cdc12 like protein (involved in cell division, GTP binding Also has a motif with Peptidase M14, carboxypeptidase A) has product MAESLSPIGIANLPNQRHKIVAKRGAAFTIMVAGESGLGKTTFINTLFSTTIKNYADHRRRHAKQVDKTVEIEITKAELEEKFFKVRLTVIDTPGFGDYVNNRDSWQPIIEFLDDQHESYMLQEQQPKRAEKIDLRVHACLYFIRPTGHSLKPLDIEVMKRLCTRVNLIPVVAKADTLSPADLAKFKHRIRNVIEAQGIKIYTPPLEEDDEAGLQHARSLISAMPFSVIGSERDVNTPDGRTVKGRQYAWGVAEVENEEHCDFKKLRAILIRTHMLDLIHTTEETHYEAYRAQQMETRKFGEARPRKLDNPKFKEEEEQLRKRFTEQVKVEEQRFRQWEQKLISERDRLNKDLEQSHAVIKQLELEVEGLQGSMSRTGRR; this is encoded by the exons ATGGCCGAATCACTCTCGCCGATTGGCATTGCCAAT CTCCCCAATCAGCGCCATAAGATTGTCGCCAAGCGCGGCGCCGCCTTCACCATCATGGTTGCTGGCGAGTCCGGCCTGGGAAAGACCACCTTCATCAACACTCTCTTCAGCACGACCATCAAGAACTACGCCGATCACCGCCGACGTCACGCTAAGCAGGTCGACAAGACGGTCGAGATTGAAATCACCAAGGCcgagttggaggagaagttcTTCAAGGTCCGCTTGACGGTTATCGACACTCCCGGATTTGGCGACTACGTGAACAACAGAGACAGCTGGCAGCCAATTATAGAATTCTTGGACGACCAGCATGAGAGCTACATgttgcaggagcagcagcCAAAGAGAGCCGAGAAGATCGATCTCCGAGTGCACGCTTGCTTGTACTTCATCCGCCCAACAGGTCACTCGTTGAAGCCTCTCGACATTGAGGTGATGAAGCGTCTGTGCACGCGCGTCAATTTGATCCCAGTGGTCGCAAAGGCGGATACTCTTTCGCCAGCCGACCTCGCCAAGTTCAAGCACCGC ATCCGCAATGTCATCGAAGCCCAGGGCATCAAAATCTACACCCCACctctcgaggaggacgacgaagccGGTCTCCAGCACGCACGCAGCCTCATCTCCGCCATGCCCTTCTCCGTCATCGGTTCCGAGCGCGATGTCAACACTCCCGACGGCCGCACCGTCAAGGGTCGCCAATACGCATGGGGAGTCGCCGAGGTCGAGAACGAAGAGCACTGCGACTTCAAGAAGCTCCGCGCCATTCTCATCCGCACGCACATGTTGGATCTCATCCACACGACCGAAGAGACCCACTACGAGGCCTACCGCGCACAACAGATGGAGACGAGGAAATTCGGCGAGGCACGCCCAAGAAAGTTGGACAACCCTAAAttcaaggaggaggaagagcagcttCGCAAGAGGTTCACGGAACAGGTCAAGGTTGAGGAACAGCGCTTCAGGCAGTGGGAGCAGAAGCTCATCTCCGAGCGTGATCGTCTGAACAAGGATCTGGAGCAGAGCCATGCTGTGATTAAGCAGCTCGAGCTGGAAGTCGAGGGTCTGCAGGGTAGCATGTCCCGTACTGGCAGACGCTAA
- a CDS encoding histidine kinase (Histidine kinase), with protein sequence MASDAEMNTSGGRQNLESRRAREFYRYYQPIRELTANGPPLCNLASEAAVEAHRPFSSPDRALTAFCQLGALRLGTKRAMLFFFDEQYAYVLAEATRTLSLQDDSVHEIADDLWLGHTRIPRGYSVCEDTVMNTPNPGPKDSDSESDYDTMVHIVNDLSEDFRFCDRPFVTGGPRARFYAGVPITTPKGINIGAYCVLDDKKRDTLDATSMRFLMDMSATVMTHLDMVRAQAELRIGTQMVAGLGAFIDEASGSRKSNNQTVAKEAVQREQESPEPNVSSTRRRSPKSRGSRGSSTRTAASTTSTSEMRSDDVQDPALSSTEKTFERAATILREAMDVDGVMFFDAATSTSGGRVDNLASLRNPEMSSDTHNSSANEVTETGTEGEDTVTTKKAPSDETTIKHCRVLASSYSPAARPTDQSSSVTNQHAQIPEDCLRSLLRRYPRGKTWSFNDDGDASSDDSSEHNADSKSCGCLPTHGDKVHSPTCSKRKRRSLRRNDTKEILRLFPGVRNFGLVGMWDHTRQRWYAACMFWTCSPLRLFSVEFEVKYMSAFCDVILAELGRMEAQTSDRAKSDFISSISHELRSPLHGILGSVECLQEQPLDSVSADLITQVDVCGRTLLDIIEHLLDFSKINHQARSGVAVTDSRGSRISSAAGRRSQTGGMMTLDADVALDHITEEVVETAVYSFCCSRDPDFVLKRKVAVFLDIDSASSSQWSCFVAVGPWKRICINLVSNALKYTIEGHIKISLRASPIPDKKKKFNVTLSVSDTGKGMSRNFLQDHLFRAFQQEDSFVEGTGLGLSLVATMVKALDGKIDVQSQQGVGTTVSVTLPLEHSRQGRETLQNGVHPAAHPSIAGVTVGVIASRANDSQNPSHTEISGSLLTSSICKTLDEAGARSTKSDWSGRPAADVYIVLEADLHQEVDRIGQKQGGDSEADPAASSNRPIVVLCESAISARRLRAVGLRNLASEHVEYISQPAGPERIIRAVSLCLEDQRAGAKTTTIAGAVKDNSTMLPDPDPSIIMHRPLALRQRHLDPTTIDDRSKQLTRPPKPDVSPQSDGKEPISLLLVDDNPINLQLLVAYANKNRHYKSVAKDGLQATAAAVSPAPTTGPIIILMDINMPVLNGFEATRQIRGFEQRRGIPPATIIALTGLGSASAQHEAFDSGVDLFLTKPVRLKELTKILDGLRSG encoded by the exons ATGGCTTCCGATGCGGAGATGAACACATCTGGTGGGCGACAGAATCTGGAGAGTCGTCGTGCTCGCGAGTTCTACCGATACTATCAACCAATACGCGAATTAACGGCGAATGGACCGCCGCTATGCAATTTGGCCAGCGAGGCTGCAGTTGAAGCCCATCGGCCATTTTCCTCGCCAGATCGAGCCCTGACAGCCTTCTGCCAACTAGGCGCATTGAGACTGGGAACAAAACGAGCGATGCTGTTCTTCTTTGACGAGCAGTATGCCTATGTTCTTGCTGAAGCAACCCGTACGTTGAGCCTCCAAGATGACTCTGTTCATGAGATCGCCGATGATTTGTGGCTGGGCCATACCAGGATACCCCGTGGATATTCTGTCTGCGAAGACACCGTCATGAATACACCCAATCCCGGTCCGAAGGATTCCGATTCGGAAAGCGACTACGATACGATGGTACATATCGTAAACGACTTGAGCGAGGACTTCCGATTTTGCGACAGACCATTCGTCACTGGAGGTCCACGAGCGAGATTCTACGCAGGAGTTCCAATCACCACTCCCAAGGGCATAAACATCGGTGCTTACTGTGTGCTCGACGACAAGAAACGCGATACCCTGGATGCCACGAGTATGCGATTTCTCATGGACATGTCCGCTACTGTCATGACCCATCTTGACATGGTTCGAGCCCAAGCGGAGCTCCGTATAGGTACTCAAATGGTTGCGGGACTAGGCGCCTTCATCGATGAAGCTTCTGGATCTCGAAAGTCGAACAATCAGACTGTGGCAAAGGAAGCAGTACAGCGAGAACAAGAATCGCCCGAACCGAACGTTTCTTCGACACGGCGGCGATCGCCAAAGTCCAGAGGTAGCAGGGGCTCGTCCACGAGGACTGCTGCGTCTACAACGAGTACATCCGAAATGCGCTCAGATGACGTCCAGGATCCTGCACTATCGAGTACGGAGAAAACCTTTGAACGAGCTGCGACCATTCTTCGAGAAGCCATGGACGTGGACGGGGTCATGTTCTTTGATGCGGCTACCAGTACATCCGGTGGGCGGGTCGACAACCTTGCATCGCTGCGTAATCCTGAGATGAGTTCGGACACTCATAACAGCTCCGCTAACGAGGTCACCGAGACCGGCACAGAAGGCGAAGATACCGTGACCACGAAGAAAGCTCCAAGTGACGAAACCACAATCAAACACTGCCGTGTCCTCGCCTCTTCGTACTCTCCAGCCGCTAGGCCCACAGACCAGTCAAGTTCGGTCACCAATCAGCATGCACAGATCCCAGAAGACTGTCTTCGCTCTCTCCTGCGACGGTATCCACGTGGAAAAACCTGGAGTTTTAACGACGATGGTGATGCGTCGTCTGACGACTCGTCCGAACACAACGCCGACAGCAAATCGTGTGGTTGTCTACCAACTCACGGCGACAAGGTCCACAGTCCGACATGCTCCAAGCGAAAGAGGCGAAGTCTTCGCCGGAACGACACAAAGGAGATCCTCCGCCTATTTCCAGGCGTACGCAACTTTGGGTTGGTTGGAATGTGGGACCATACAAGGCAGCGTTGGTACGCGGCGTGCATGTTCTGGACCTGTTCACCGTTGAGGCTCTTCTCGGTCGAGTTTGAAGTCAAGTACATGAGTGCTTTCTGCGATGTGATCTTGGCCGAGCTTGGTAGAATGGAAGCCCAGACTTCGGACCGGGCGAAAAGTGACTTCATCAGTTCGATCAGCCACGAACTTCGCTCGCCGTTGCACGGAATTTTGGGAAGTGTCGAGTGCCTACAGGAACAGCCTCTGGATTCTGTAAGCGCGGATCTGATAACGCAAGTGGACGTGTGCGGACGCACGCTGCTCGAT ATCATCGAACACCTCCTAGATTTCAGCAAGATCAACCATCAAGCCAGATCGGGCGTCGCTGTGACGGACTCACGAGGCTCTCGCATCTCATCTGCAGCCGGCAGACGCTCGCAAACGGGCGGCATGATGACCCTCGACGCAGACGTTGCTCTCGACCACATTACGGAAGAAGTGGTAGAGACAGCCGTCTACTCCTTCTGTTGTAGCCGCGATCCAGACTTTGTCTTGAAACGCAAGGTTGCCGTCTTTTTGGACATCGATTCTGCGTCCTCCTCGCAGTGGAGCTGTTTCGTTGCAGTCGGGCCGTGGAAGAGAATCTGCATAAACCTGGTGAGCAATGCGCTCAAGTACACAATCGAGGGCCATATCAAGATCTCTCTGAGGGCCAGTCCTATcccggacaagaagaagaaattCAACGTCACGCTCAGCGTCAGCGATACCGGCAAGGGAATGTCTCGAAACTTCCTGCAAGACCACCTCTTCAGGGCTTTCCAGCAAGAGGATAGTTTCGTGGAGGGCACCGGGCTCGGCTTGAGTCTCGTAGCAACGATGG TCAAAGCTCTCGATGGGAAGATT GATGTGCAAAGCCAACAAGGCGTTGGGACCACGGTCTCTGTGACTCTACCGCTGGAGCACAGTCGACAGGGCCGAGAGACACTACAGAACGGCGTCCATCCTGCGGCTCACCCTTCCATCGCTGGCGTTACCGTTGGAGTCATTGCAAGCAGGGCCAACGACTCGCAAAATCCATCTCATACCGAGATAAGTGGCAGCCTGCTGACATCAAGTATCTGCAAAACGCTCGACGAAGCTGGCGCCCGATCCACCAAAAGCGACTGGTCGGGACGCCCAGCTGCTGATGTTTATATTGTGCTTGAAGCCGATCTCCACCAAGAAGTCGACAGAATCGGACAAAAGCAAGGTGGAGACAGCGAGGCGGACCCGGCAGCTTCCAGTAATCGCCCCATCGTTGTGCTTTGCGAAAGCGCAATCTCAGCTCGCAGACTACGAGCAGTGGGACTGAGAAATCTGGCGAGCGAACACGTTGAGTACATCTCCCAACCTGCTGGACCCGAACGAATAATCAGGGCCGTCTCGCTGTGTCTTGAGGACCAGCGTGCTGGGGCAAAAACCACAACGATTGCAGGCGCCGTCAAGGACAATTCAACCATGCTACCTGACCCAGACCCGAGCATCATCATGCATCGACCTCTCGCGCTTCGGCAACGACATCTTGAC CCCACAACCATCGATGACCGATCCAAACAGCTCACTCGGCCACCAAAGCCAGACGTTTCACCGCAAAGCGATGGGAAAGAACCAATATCGCTACTTCTGGTGGATGACAAC CCGATTAATCTTCAACTCCTGGTCGCCTACGCCAACAAAAACCGCCACTACAAAAGCGTGGCCAAGGATGGCCTGCAAGCT accgccgccgcagtcTCTCCCGCTCCCACAACCGGACCCATCATCATTCTCATGGACATCAACATGCCCGTGCTCAACGGCTTCGAAGCGACTCGCCAGATTCGGGGTTTCGAACAACGAAGGGGCATACCTCCAGCTACGATCATTGCACTTACAGGTCTCGGATCGGCGAGTGCACAGCATGAAGCATTCGATTCCGGAGTGGATCTATTCCTCACGAAGCCGGTGAGGTTGAAGGAATTGACGAAGATTCTGGATGGACTAAGGAGTGGGTGA
- the BUR1 gene encoding serine/threonine protein kinase, CMGC family, CDC2/CDK subfamily codes for MESTDPTTRRFRGSAKISEYEVMKEKLGEGTFGVVSKARSKRTSKIFALKKILMHNEKEGFPITALREVKLLKMLSHPNILRLEEMAVERMAADEKGSKGRKKATLYMVTPYMDHDLSGMLTNPDINFSMGQIKCYMLQLLEGLRYLHDSHILHRDMKAANILISNTGILQIADFGLARHYDGETPQPGRGNGHAVRDYTSLVVTRWYRPPELLLTLKRYTPAIDLWGVGCVFGEMFETKPILEGRTDVDQCVRIFKLVGSPDEQSMPGWSDLPGCEGHKDWPPGKGDIDERFGRRMGAEGLDLLKKLLCLDWRTRINAVDALQHNFFKVAPLPMRAEDIPRYEDSHELDSRRRGNQEKNRALPPAPAGGTVGMGPDEWNGNGPMNGNYQGGGGRGNYEYDRQARGPPGGGRDRGPPPGRGPPPRGYDDRPRGGDRERGRGSYEREERGLGGRSRSPDRMRERDRERERERGMEPRESRDRRERLQEREREMYRR; via the exons ATGGAGTCCACCGACCCAACCACCCGCCGCTTTCGCGGCAGCGCCAAAATCTCCGAATACGAAGTCATGAAAGAGAAGCTCGGCGAGGGAACATTCGGCGTCGTCTCCAAAGCGCGATCAAAACGAACCAGCAAGATCTTCGCGCTGAAAAAGATTCTCATGCACAATGAGAAGGAAGGGTTCCCCATCACGGCGTTGAGGGAGGTGAAGTTGCTGAAGATGTTGAGCCATCCGAATATTCTAcggctggaggagatggctgtggagaggatggcggcgGACGAGAAGGGGAGTAAAggaaggaagaaggcgacgtTGTATATGGTTACGCCGTATATGGATCATGATCTGAGTGGCATGTTGACGAATCCGGATATCAACTTCAGTATGGGACAGATCAAGTGTTATATGCTGCAGTTGTTGGAGGGGTTGAGGTATTTGCATGAT TCACACATTCTTCATCGAGATATGAAGGCGGCGAATATCCTCATCTCAAATACGGGTATACTTCAGATTGCTGATTTTGGTCTCGCACGACATTACGATGGAGAGACACCACAACCAGGACGAGGGAATGGCCACGCAGTCCGCGACTACACAAGTTTAGTCGTCACCCGCTGGTATCGACCTCCGGAGTTGCTCCTCACACTCAAACGCTACACACCTGCTATCGATCTCTGGGGTGTTGGCTGCGTGTTTGGCGAAATGTTCGAAACAAAACCCATCCTCGAAGGGCGCACAGACGTCGATCAGTGCGTCAGAATATTCAAACTTGTCGGATCACCCGATGAACAGAGTATGCCCGGCTGGTCTGACCTTCCGGGGTGTGAAGGCCACAAAGATTGGCCACCAGGAAAGGGTGATATTGATGAGCGTTTTGGCCGGAGAATGGGAGCTGAAGGACTGGATTTGCTGAAGAAACTCCTCTGCCTGGATTGGAGAACACGAATCAACGCAGTTGACGCTTTACAACACAACTTCTTCAAAGTCGCACCACTACCGATGCGAGCAGAAGACATTCCACGATACGAAGACAGCCACGAGCTCGACTCCCGCCGCCGAGGTAATCAGGAGAAGAACCGTGCCCTACCACCCGCTCCAGCGGGCGGCACAGTCGGTATGGGACCCGATGAATGGAATGGCAATGGTCCGATGAACGGCAATTAccaaggcggtggaggcagAGGAAACTATGAGTACGACCGCCAAGCACGAGGTCCACCTGGAGGAGGACGCGATCGGGGCCCGCCACCTGGGAGAGGACCTCCACCAAGAGGCTACGATGATCGACCTCGAGGCGGCG ATCGggagagggggagggggagTTATGAGAGAGAAGAGAGGGGTTTGGGTGGGAGGAGTCGGAGTCCGGATCggatgagggagagggatcgagagagggagagggagaggggcATGGAGCCGAGAGAGAGTCGGGAtcggagggagaggttgcaggagagggagagggagatgtaTAGGCGATGA